One window of the Paenibacillus beijingensis genome contains the following:
- a CDS encoding DUF421 domain-containing protein produces MPDWLGVALRTLFAVAVLFCLTKVLGKRQISQLSFFEYITGITIGSIAAYISLDLDARWYLGLVSLGVWVAVSTGIEFLQMKSKMARDIIDGKATVLIKDGKVLEDNLKKERLTTDELMEQLRKRNIFKVADVEFAVMEPSGDINALLTRENQPLTPKHLGIKVGPEQEPQAVIMDGKIMDEPLATIGLNRAWLNTELEKLGVSIDNVFLGQVDTYGQLYVDLFDDQIKVPEPQLKAALYATLKKCEADLEMFGLATQNKEAKNMYEQCAKELQHVISDVKPLLHH; encoded by the coding sequence ATGCCTGACTGGTTAGGAGTTGCTTTGCGCACTTTATTTGCCGTAGCCGTCCTATTCTGTTTAACGAAAGTGTTGGGAAAAAGACAAATTTCCCAGCTTTCCTTTTTTGAGTATATTACCGGGATTACGATTGGCAGCATAGCGGCATATATTTCGCTGGATTTAGACGCCAGATGGTATTTGGGGCTCGTTTCGCTCGGCGTATGGGTTGCGGTTTCAACGGGCATTGAGTTTTTACAGATGAAAAGCAAAATGGCAAGGGATATCATTGACGGCAAAGCGACGGTGCTCATTAAGGACGGTAAGGTGCTCGAAGATAACTTGAAAAAGGAGCGCTTAACGACCGATGAGCTGATGGAGCAGCTGCGCAAGCGGAATATTTTTAAAGTGGCCGATGTCGAATTCGCGGTCATGGAGCCGAGCGGCGACATCAACGCCCTGCTCACGAGAGAAAACCAGCCTTTAACGCCGAAGCACCTCGGGATTAAAGTCGGTCCGGAACAAGAGCCGCAAGCCGTTATTATGGACGGTAAAATAATGGATGAGCCGCTTGCCACAATCGGTTTAAACCGGGCATGGCTGAATACGGAGCTGGAGAAGCTTGGCGTCTCGATTGACAATGTGTTTCTTGGCCAAGTCGATACTTACGGGCAATTATATGTCGATTTGTTTGACGATCAGATTAAAGTGCCCGAGCCGCAGCTGAAGGCGGCTTTATATGCGACATTGAAAAAATGCGAGGCGGATCTGGAAATGTTCGGTCTGGCAACCCAAAACAAAGAGGCAAAGAACATGTACGAACAGTGTGCAAAGGAGCTGCAGCATGTCATTTCGGACGTAAAGCCTTTGCTGCATCACTGA
- a CDS encoding spore germination protein has protein sequence MPSVVGFVNIVSIGSSGVVQFGDTVQVSPSSTSKTYAGSGSFLTGSLANANNGVSATNTLDPDVQDSPNNKVAAGAGNVV, from the coding sequence ATGCCATCCGTAGTCGGATTTGTCAATATTGTAAGCATCGGCTCCAGCGGCGTCGTACAGTTTGGCGATACCGTTCAAGTGTCTCCCTCCAGCACCTCCAAAACGTACGCCGGCTCGGGCTCGTTTTTGACCGGCAGTCTGGCCAACGCCAACAACGGCGTCAGTGCCACCAACACGCTGGATCCGGACGTTCAGGATAGTCCGAACAACAAAGTCGCCGCCGGCGCGGGTAACGTCGTATGA
- a CDS encoding metal ABC transporter permease yields MLDLLASEFFQRALVGGVLIGITAPLIGLILVLRRLSMIGDSLSHVSIAGVALGFLTGIYPVAVGLVFALLAALFIEKLRKAYKTYAELSIAIIMSGGIGLASILFTLDRGFSMNVNSYLFGSIYTLNTTDLVVIASITAVVLIAVRLQIKELFLLTFDEEAAAVSGLPVRYYNLMISILTALVISASIKIVGALLVSALLTIPAACSLLVARSFRQSVIIVCVVSELAVIGGLLAAGFFNLAPGGSVVMLLIAVLLILLLFRRGLKG; encoded by the coding sequence ATGTTGGATTTGTTAGCTAGCGAGTTTTTTCAAAGGGCGCTGGTCGGGGGCGTCCTGATCGGCATTACCGCGCCGCTTATCGGGCTCATTCTCGTGCTGAGGCGGCTGTCGATGATCGGCGACAGTTTGTCGCACGTATCGATTGCCGGCGTCGCGCTCGGCTTTTTAACCGGCATTTATCCGGTTGCGGTCGGGCTAGTATTCGCGCTGCTGGCGGCGCTGTTTATCGAGAAGCTGAGGAAAGCGTACAAAACGTACGCGGAGCTTTCGATTGCGATCATTATGTCCGGCGGCATCGGGCTTGCCTCGATCTTGTTTACGCTTGACAGAGGCTTCAGCATGAACGTGAACAGCTACCTGTTCGGCAGCATTTATACGCTTAATACGACGGATCTCGTTGTTATCGCCTCAATTACGGCCGTCGTGCTTATCGCCGTCCGGCTGCAAATCAAAGAGCTGTTTCTGCTTACGTTCGATGAAGAAGCGGCAGCCGTTAGCGGGCTCCCGGTCCGCTATTACAATTTAATGATCAGCATTTTAACAGCGCTTGTCATCAGCGCTTCCATTAAAATCGTCGGCGCGCTGCTCGTGTCGGCGCTGCTGACCATCCCGGCGGCATGCAGCCTGCTCGTGGCGCGCAGCTTCAGACAGTCGGTCATTATCGTCTGTGTCGTATCGGAACTAGCCGTCATAGGCGGGCTGCTGGCGGCGGGCTTTTTCAACCTCGCTCCGGGGGGCTCGGTTGTCATGCTTCTGATTGCCGTTTTGCTGATACTGCTGTTGTTCAGGCGGGGCTTGAAAGGGTAG
- a CDS encoding DUF1657 domain-containing protein produces the protein MTVSSQVKTCVASLKSAQASLEQFALATQNQEAKTLFTNAAQQTQQIVQQVEGRVQQLETEEPQYKGF, from the coding sequence ATGACAGTCTCGTCCCAAGTTAAAACGTGCGTCGCTTCTTTGAAAAGCGCGCAAGCGAGTCTCGAACAATTTGCACTGGCAACGCAAAATCAAGAAGCGAAGACACTTTTTACGAATGCGGCGCAGCAAACGCAGCAAATCGTTCAGCAAGTGGAAGGCCGTGTTCAACAACTGGAAACGGAAGAGCCGCAATATAAAGGATTTTAA
- a CDS encoding class I SAM-dependent methyltransferase has product MDNKTVLDFGSGTGANCCICKPDFYLGIEPDANRVNLAKRLYPQHNFTVFDEKRISAPNDSIDYIFIVAVLHHIADEQIKDYLLEFERILKPGGKVIVMEPYLCERKKWNNRFMNWYDDGEHIRNEDGYLRLFQTGDYDCQVLKKFTKCFLYNELFFAATPKKGARPEFAASIQPSWEGGEIYDSLVPS; this is encoded by the coding sequence TTGGATAACAAAACCGTTCTCGATTTTGGGTCGGGCACCGGCGCAAATTGCTGCATCTGCAAACCGGATTTCTATCTAGGCATCGAGCCGGATGCAAACAGGGTCAATCTTGCGAAGCGGCTTTACCCTCAGCACAACTTTACCGTTTTTGATGAAAAACGGATTTCGGCGCCAAATGACTCGATTGACTATATATTTATCGTTGCCGTTTTGCACCACATCGCCGATGAGCAGATTAAGGACTACTTGCTGGAATTTGAACGGATCTTGAAACCAGGTGGGAAAGTCATCGTCATGGAACCTTACCTGTGCGAGCGAAAAAAATGGAACAACCGATTTATGAACTGGTACGACGACGGGGAGCATATACGGAACGAGGACGGATATTTGCGCTTATTTCAAACGGGTGATTACGACTGCCAAGTGTTGAAAAAATTTACAAAGTGTTTCCTGTACAATGAACTATTTTTTGCTGCCACGCCCAAGAAAGGAGCCCGTCCGGAATTCGCGGCCAGCATTCAGCCTTCCTGGGAAGGAGGTGAAATCTATGACAGTCTCGTCCCAAGTTAA
- a CDS encoding metal ABC transporter ATP-binding protein, with the protein MEQSIDSSAGSGCHRDIISLDGIGFSYEQQPVISNLNFSVMERDFVGLIGSNGAGKTTLLKMIMGLLKPDKGEIRLFGTPISRFRDWHRIGYVPQKNAFNPLFPATVREVVLSGLYGRNKLLRKVTKDDHQRCEDALHALAIANLADKQIGRLSGGQQQRAFLARALINNPSLLILDEPTVGIDAETQEGFFHLIKHMHNRHNITFLMVSHDMEMIRSYLGEEPKTESGKLKFYVKHSHELEDCAETDLTHSLKGLRHVMESGKEGIHVGFVS; encoded by the coding sequence ATGGAGCAATCGATTGATTCATCTGCCGGATCCGGATGCCACCGTGATATTATTTCGCTTGACGGCATAGGCTTTTCATATGAGCAGCAGCCGGTTATAAGCAATTTGAATTTCTCGGTTATGGAACGGGATTTCGTCGGCCTGATCGGATCGAACGGCGCCGGCAAAACGACGCTGCTCAAAATGATTATGGGGCTGCTGAAGCCCGACAAAGGCGAAATCCGTCTGTTCGGCACGCCGATATCGCGCTTTCGCGATTGGCACCGGATCGGTTACGTGCCGCAAAAAAACGCCTTTAACCCGCTTTTTCCGGCAACGGTGCGCGAAGTGGTGCTCTCCGGCCTGTACGGCCGCAACAAGCTGCTGCGCAAAGTAACGAAGGACGACCATCAGCGGTGCGAGGACGCCTTGCACGCCCTGGCGATCGCCAATCTGGCGGATAAGCAGATCGGACGGCTGTCGGGCGGACAGCAGCAGCGGGCCTTTCTGGCGCGGGCGCTGATCAATAATCCGTCATTGCTTATTCTGGACGAGCCTACGGTCGGCATCGACGCGGAAACGCAGGAAGGCTTTTTCCATCTGATCAAGCATATGCACAACCGCCACAATATAACGTTTCTGATGGTGTCGCACGATATGGAAATGATCCGCTCGTATCTCGGGGAAGAGCCCAAAACGGAAAGCGGCAAGCTTAAATTTTACGTCAAGCATTCACACGAACTGGAAGACTGCGCGGAGACGGATTTGACGCACAGCCTCAAAGGGCTGCGGCACGTGATGGAGAGCGGGAAAGAAGGCATTCATGTTGGATTTGTTAGCTAG
- the yidD gene encoding membrane protein insertion efficiency factor YidD, with translation MLIKVMQAPVHVYRKVISPLKPPTCRFYPSCSAYALEALEKHGPGKGSWLALKRIGRCHPFHPGGFDPVPPAAEAEGHPYSHS, from the coding sequence ATGCTCATCAAGGTGATGCAGGCTCCCGTCCATGTATACCGCAAAGTCATTTCGCCGCTTAAGCCGCCGACCTGCCGCTTCTATCCGAGCTGTTCCGCATACGCGCTGGAAGCGCTGGAGAAGCACGGGCCGGGCAAAGGCTCCTGGCTTGCGCTGAAGCGGATCGGCAGATGCCATCCATTTCACCCCGGCGGCTTCGATCCCGTTCCCCCGGCGGCTGAAGCGGAGGGCCATCCGTACTCCCATTCTTGA
- a CDS encoding stalk domain-containing protein: MKSFKWLLVFSFLVLPFAWQGEKAAAESAYHSLLLKKNSTVMVLNGVNYTSAQPATIKDGIAYAAFSSLAARYGYRISYDAAAKQSVAQNSENEIRFKVNSKAVTANGSVVLSQGASFILNGSLMVPLRTWANLTKSTLSLSGTDYKLTWQIVQPKPSAAFSVLPAKIYTGDTVTYVDQSFSPSGLQIVGEQWEGRQDVFTEPGTYTITRTVYDEKGNWSDPYSVTITVVAPNQPPVADFATDKTTYRIGEPIAYSDLSTDDGNNIVKREWAGGVSPASPPDVFFESGEKTISLTVTDGEGLSGTVAKTITVTDEVLYSQEEYNKLFTKIGDKYPVDGGSVLGIPTVSYDFQSEDAMMVRSNSPETLIQEGVAYDDQFSGKVRLMFHHLNKTGSNLKMYLLVTNDGYQTARFGYSSMGTGGPDKSEISTGKMSTIRYLNSLASNPATIWTSVKPGETKLVLPQINATIKPDLVYSGYADVVTDRTLRYRIVFVEASKDPLKAVESLSLMDRDNKHVRGSFNNATRNIDIGEMLGETPKRIVLGDNKLDPNLDGIDGMTGLLELNTGNFGVVYKMKLKLAPRTLVSLNARGGHYAGAFLINGQIVPITNISILKDNGEAAVLYRSGNYAETVDIVFTVASGSNLPITMMFQPLPELRS; encoded by the coding sequence ATGAAATCGTTTAAATGGTTGTTGGTATTTTCGTTTCTTGTCTTACCATTTGCGTGGCAGGGTGAAAAAGCAGCTGCTGAAAGCGCATACCACTCCCTGTTGTTAAAGAAAAACAGTACGGTTATGGTGCTGAACGGAGTCAACTATACATCCGCCCAGCCTGCAACGATAAAAGACGGCATCGCTTATGCGGCGTTCAGCTCGCTGGCTGCCCGGTACGGCTACCGGATATCGTATGATGCGGCAGCCAAGCAATCGGTTGCCCAAAACAGCGAGAACGAAATCCGCTTTAAAGTGAACAGCAAGGCGGTCACGGCAAACGGCAGCGTCGTCCTTTCGCAGGGCGCCTCGTTTATATTGAACGGCTCGCTGATGGTGCCGCTCCGCACCTGGGCAAACTTGACCAAGAGCACGCTGTCGCTCTCAGGCACGGATTACAAGCTGACCTGGCAAATTGTGCAGCCGAAGCCGTCTGCCGCGTTCTCCGTCCTGCCGGCCAAAATTTATACCGGAGACACGGTTACATATGTGGATCAGTCGTTCTCGCCAAGCGGACTGCAAATCGTCGGCGAGCAATGGGAGGGCAGGCAGGATGTGTTTACCGAGCCCGGCACGTACACGATTACGCGCACTGTCTATGACGAGAAGGGCAACTGGAGCGACCCGTATTCGGTCACGATTACGGTTGTGGCGCCGAATCAGCCGCCGGTGGCCGATTTTGCAACGGACAAGACGACGTACCGCATCGGCGAGCCGATTGCCTACTCCGATCTCAGCACCGATGACGGCAACAATATTGTGAAGCGCGAATGGGCAGGCGGCGTCAGTCCGGCGAGCCCTCCGGATGTCTTTTTCGAGTCTGGCGAGAAGACGATTTCCCTGACCGTCACAGACGGCGAAGGGCTGTCCGGCACGGTGGCCAAGACGATTACCGTTACCGATGAGGTGCTCTACTCGCAGGAAGAATACAACAAGCTGTTTACGAAGATCGGCGACAAATATCCGGTGGACGGCGGCTCGGTGCTGGGCATCCCGACGGTTTCGTATGATTTCCAATCGGAAGACGCCATGATGGTACGAAGCAACAGTCCCGAAACGTTAATCCAGGAAGGCGTCGCTTACGATGACCAGTTTTCCGGCAAAGTGCGGCTGATGTTCCATCATCTCAACAAAACCGGGTCCAATCTGAAAATGTATCTTCTCGTCACGAATGACGGTTATCAAACGGCCCGGTTCGGCTACAGCTCTATGGGTACCGGGGGGCCGGACAAGTCGGAAATCAGCACGGGTAAAATGTCAACGATCCGTTACCTGAATTCGCTCGCTTCCAATCCGGCCACGATTTGGACGAGCGTAAAACCGGGCGAAACGAAACTGGTGCTGCCGCAAATCAATGCGACGATCAAGCCGGATCTCGTTTATTCCGGCTATGCCGACGTGGTAACAGACCGGACGCTCAGGTACCGGATCGTTTTCGTCGAAGCGTCCAAGGATCCGCTTAAAGCGGTCGAATCGCTTAGCCTGATGGATCGCGATAACAAACATGTGCGCGGATCGTTCAACAATGCGACGCGAAATATCGATATCGGCGAAATGCTGGGAGAGACGCCGAAGCGTATCGTTCTCGGCGACAACAAACTGGATCCGAACCTGGACGGCATCGACGGCATGACCGGTCTGCTTGAGCTCAATACGGGCAATTTCGGCGTCGTTTATAAAATGAAGCTGAAGCTTGCACCCCGCACGCTTGTCTCGCTCAATGCGCGAGGCGGCCATTATGCCGGCGCCTTCCTAATCAACGGACAAATCGTTCCAATCACAAACATAAGCATCTTGAAAGATAACGGGGAGGCGGCCGTTCTGTACCGCTCCGGCAACTATGCCGAAACGGTCGATATTGTGTTCACGGTCGCATCCGGCAGCAATCTGCCGATTACGATGATGTTCCAGCCGCTGCCGGAACTTCGTTCCTGA
- a CDS encoding Hsp20/alpha crystallin family protein: MGSKWEDMQSWLAKQQLPKGFDMMKEADWVGRLVRQMMTSAMEGQRQNEGGQSRAEFVETQRHLLVKIALPQAAAPDSLRLLVREDRLKITGLPGQEEERIKLPKPVIPRACQAAYRNGILKVKLRKRPFNRSYLETAIRYE, encoded by the coding sequence GTGGGCTCGAAATGGGAAGACATGCAGAGTTGGCTGGCTAAACAGCAGCTGCCCAAAGGGTTCGACATGATGAAGGAAGCGGACTGGGTCGGGCGTTTGGTCAGGCAGATGATGACATCCGCAATGGAGGGACAGCGGCAGAACGAAGGCGGCCAAAGCCGCGCCGAATTCGTGGAAACGCAGCGTCATCTGCTCGTCAAAATCGCACTGCCCCAAGCTGCGGCCCCCGACAGTCTGCGGCTGCTTGTTCGTGAGGACCGCCTCAAAATAACGGGCTTGCCCGGTCAGGAAGAAGAGCGTATCAAACTACCGAAGCCGGTCATTCCAAGGGCCTGTCAAGCGGCTTACCGCAACGGAATCCTTAAAGTAAAGCTCCGCAAACGCCCGTTCAACCGGAGCTATTTGGAGACGGCAATTCGATACGAATAG
- the metG gene encoding methionine--tRNA ligase, which yields MSDHKKSFYITTPIYYPSDKLHIGHAYTTVAGDAMARYKRLRGYDVWYLTGTDEHGQKIERKAQEKGTTPQQFVDEIVAGIKDLWRKLDISNDDFIRTTEERHKKVVEAIFDRLLKQGDIYKGTYEGWYCTPCESFFLERQLVNGNCPDCGRPVELVKEESYFFRMSKYADRLLAFYEENPSFIQPESRKNEMINNFIKPGLEDLAVSRTTFDWGVKVPGDPKHVVYVWIDALSNYITALGYGTDDDAKYRQFWPADVHLVGKEIVRFHTIYWPIMLMALDLPLPKKVFAHGWLLMKDGKMSKSKGNVIDPVMLIDRYGLDALRYFLLREVPFGADGTFTPEGFVERINFDLANDLGNLLNRTVAMIGKYLDGIIPDYAGPVTAFDEPLAALSAETIRLAEEAMERMEFSVALSAIWQLVSRTNKYIDETQPWTLAKDEAKRAELSSVMYHLAESLRIISILLGPFLTTTPQAMRRQLGVEEGALTEWESAKQFGRLPGGTAVGKGEPLFPRLDVAEEVAFIAAAMSGGAAPTAAAASDASAEPKADDAGGAASAAGQPDAPGSGGESAPDIAPEIGIDEFAKVELRVAQVIAAEPVKKADKLLKLQLDLGFEQRQVVSGIAKFYTPEQMVGRKVICVTNLKPVKLRGELSQGMILAASAGDQLTLATVPDDMPNGAVVK from the coding sequence ATGAGCGATCATAAAAAAAGCTTTTACATTACAACGCCGATCTATTATCCGAGCGACAAGCTGCATATCGGCCATGCCTATACGACGGTGGCTGGCGACGCCATGGCCCGTTACAAAAGGCTGCGCGGCTACGATGTCTGGTATCTGACCGGAACGGACGAGCACGGCCAAAAAATCGAACGCAAAGCGCAGGAAAAGGGGACGACCCCGCAGCAGTTTGTCGACGAAATCGTTGCCGGCATCAAAGATTTGTGGCGAAAGCTGGACATTTCCAACGACGACTTCATCCGGACGACCGAGGAGCGCCACAAAAAGGTGGTTGAGGCCATATTCGACCGATTGCTGAAGCAGGGAGACATTTATAAAGGGACGTACGAAGGCTGGTACTGCACGCCTTGCGAATCGTTTTTCCTCGAACGGCAGCTTGTAAACGGAAACTGTCCGGACTGCGGACGTCCCGTCGAGCTTGTGAAAGAGGAAAGCTACTTTTTCCGGATGAGCAAATATGCCGACCGGCTGCTTGCTTTTTATGAGGAGAACCCTTCATTCATCCAGCCGGAATCGCGCAAAAACGAAATGATCAACAACTTTATCAAGCCCGGTCTCGAGGACTTGGCGGTATCCCGCACGACGTTTGATTGGGGCGTCAAAGTTCCTGGAGATCCGAAGCACGTCGTATACGTCTGGATCGATGCGCTCTCCAACTATATTACCGCGCTCGGCTACGGTACGGACGACGATGCGAAATACCGCCAGTTTTGGCCGGCGGACGTTCACCTCGTCGGCAAGGAAATCGTGCGCTTCCATACGATCTATTGGCCGATCATGCTGATGGCGCTCGATCTGCCGCTGCCGAAAAAAGTGTTTGCGCACGGCTGGCTGCTGATGAAGGACGGCAAAATGTCCAAATCGAAAGGGAACGTTATCGATCCGGTTATGCTGATCGACCGCTACGGGCTGGACGCCCTCCGTTATTTCCTGCTGCGGGAAGTGCCGTTCGGCGCCGACGGCACCTTTACGCCGGAGGGGTTTGTGGAGCGGATCAACTTCGACCTCGCGAACGACCTCGGCAACCTGCTGAACCGTACGGTAGCGATGATCGGCAAATATTTGGACGGAATCATTCCGGATTATGCCGGTCCCGTGACGGCATTCGACGAGCCGCTCGCCGCGCTTTCCGCCGAAACGATCCGGCTGGCGGAAGAGGCGATGGAGCGGATGGAGTTTTCCGTAGCGCTGTCGGCGATCTGGCAGCTTGTCAGCCGCACGAACAAATATATCGACGAAACCCAGCCGTGGACGCTGGCGAAGGATGAGGCAAAGCGGGCGGAGCTCTCCTCCGTCATGTATCATTTGGCGGAATCGCTGCGCATCATTTCGATTCTGCTCGGGCCGTTCCTGACGACGACGCCGCAGGCGATGCGCCGCCAGCTCGGCGTAGAAGAAGGGGCGCTCACCGAATGGGAATCCGCCAAGCAGTTCGGACGGCTTCCCGGCGGCACCGCCGTCGGCAAAGGGGAGCCGCTCTTCCCGCGTCTCGATGTCGCCGAGGAGGTGGCGTTTATTGCCGCCGCGATGTCCGGGGGAGCGGCGCCGACAGCCGCCGCGGCTTCGGACGCATCCGCCGAACCGAAAGCGGACGATGCCGGAGGGGCGGCATCGGCGGCGGGTCAGCCGGACGCACCCGGCAGCGGCGGGGAGTCCGCTCCGGATATAGCGCCGGAAATCGGCATCGACGAATTTGCCAAAGTCGAGCTGCGCGTCGCTCAGGTCATTGCGGCCGAGCCGGTGAAGAAGGCGGATAAGCTGCTGAAGCTGCAGCTCGATCTTGGGTTTGAGCAGCGGCAGGTCGTTTCCGGCATCGCCAAGTTTTACACCCCGGAGCAGATGGTCGGCCGCAAAGTCATTTGCGTTACCAATCTGAAGCCGGTGAAGCTGCGGGGCGAATTGTCGCAAGGGATGATTTTGGCCGCTTCCGCGGGCGATCAGCTGACGCTCGCCACCGTTCCCGACGATATGCCTAACGGAGCTGTCGTAAAATAA
- a CDS encoding cytochrome c biogenesis CcdA family protein, producing the protein MVDVNVWLAFTAGIASFISPCCLPLYPSYLSYITGISVAELKSDSRSREIRLRTMSHTLFFIIGFSVVYYTLGYGTNAFADLFSDYQQLIRQLSAVLIILMGLFLVGLFQPRLLMRDIKLPVRLKSGYLGSFIFGIGFSAGWSPCIGPILTAILALAASSPGTWFELTTAYALGFAIPFFILAFFIGSSRFILRYSSGMMKIGGAVMLLMGILLFTDRMTDITVWLNSITPSWLKF; encoded by the coding sequence ATGGTCGACGTTAACGTTTGGCTTGCCTTTACGGCCGGGATCGCGTCCTTTATTTCTCCCTGCTGCCTGCCGCTTTATCCATCCTATCTTTCTTACATAACGGGCATTTCCGTAGCCGAGCTCAAAAGCGACAGCCGCAGCCGCGAAATCCGTCTGCGTACGATGTCGCACACGCTGTTTTTTATTATCGGGTTTTCCGTCGTTTATTATACGCTGGGCTATGGGACCAATGCCTTTGCCGATCTGTTCAGCGATTATCAGCAGCTGATCCGGCAGCTGTCCGCCGTTCTCATTATATTGATGGGGCTGTTTCTGGTCGGGCTGTTTCAGCCGCGGCTGCTGATGCGGGACATCAAACTGCCGGTTCGTCTCAAATCCGGTTATTTGGGCTCCTTTATATTCGGAATCGGATTCTCAGCGGGCTGGTCGCCGTGCATCGGTCCGATCTTGACGGCAATACTGGCGCTTGCCGCATCGTCGCCGGGCACCTGGTTTGAGCTGACAACCGCTTATGCGCTTGGCTTTGCGATCCCTTTTTTCATCCTCGCTTTTTTCATCGGCTCTTCCCGTTTTATCCTCCGCTATTCATCAGGCATGATGAAAATCGGAGGCGCCGTCATGCTGCTGATGGGCATCCTGCTCTTTACCGACCGGATGACCGACATCACCGTATGGCTGAACAGCATTACCCCATCGTGGTTGAAGTTCTAA
- a CDS encoding metal ABC transporter solute-binding protein, Zn/Mn family: MTNNLHGSINERVNDKLSTRFQNNDRKRPRSGNYGWRLPIRRLLKTGALISVLAMVAVVSACGGQKSGLVEGKTNVVTSFYPIYFLAKEIGGDKANVVNLVPAGVEPHDWTPKSRDLQTAGDAELFLYNGAGLEGWVADFVQGLPKDGKTVTGEVSKGIKLLTAEEEEAAALEVGEGEAHGEEAHNHEEEHHDEHGEGIDPHTWVSPKSALVMAGNVRDYLVSVDAANKSVYDANYEKLAAKLTEIDQSYIEELGKMPNKAIVVSHQAFGYLCRDYGLKQVAIMGLSPDAEPRAQDLLNIAKFVKDNGVKTIFFEELVSAELADTLAREANVGTLVLNPLEGLTPEQDKDGTDYISLMETNLKHLKQALQ; this comes from the coding sequence ATGACCAATAACCTACATGGATCGATTAACGAGCGGGTAAATGACAAGCTGTCCACCCGCTTTCAGAACAATGACAGGAAGCGCCCGCGCTCGGGCAATTACGGATGGCGTTTGCCTATCCGGAGGCTATTGAAAACGGGTGCTCTCATAAGCGTACTGGCGATGGTCGCAGTGGTATCGGCCTGCGGCGGTCAAAAGAGCGGGCTTGTGGAAGGGAAAACGAACGTTGTCACCAGCTTTTACCCCATTTACTTTTTAGCCAAGGAAATCGGCGGGGACAAAGCGAATGTCGTCAATCTCGTTCCGGCCGGTGTCGAGCCGCATGACTGGACGCCGAAAAGCCGCGATTTGCAAACGGCTGGGGACGCCGAGCTGTTTCTGTACAACGGTGCCGGACTTGAGGGCTGGGTCGCTGATTTTGTACAGGGATTGCCGAAGGACGGAAAGACGGTGACCGGAGAAGTGAGCAAAGGGATCAAGCTGCTGACGGCAGAAGAGGAAGAAGCGGCAGCGCTTGAAGTCGGTGAGGGGGAGGCGCACGGAGAAGAAGCGCATAACCACGAAGAAGAACATCACGACGAGCACGGCGAAGGCATTGATCCGCATACGTGGGTGAGTCCCAAATCGGCGCTCGTAATGGCCGGCAATGTGAGAGACTATCTCGTTTCGGTTGACGCCGCGAATAAGTCCGTTTATGATGCGAATTACGAGAAGCTTGCAGCCAAGCTGACGGAGATCGACCAATCCTACATCGAAGAACTCGGCAAGATGCCAAACAAAGCGATTGTCGTTTCCCATCAGGCGTTCGGTTATTTGTGCCGCGATTACGGTCTCAAGCAGGTAGCGATTATGGGGCTCTCGCCGGATGCGGAGCCGCGCGCGCAGGACTTGCTTAACATCGCCAAATTTGTCAAAGATAACGGAGTGAAGACGATTTTCTTCGAGGAGCTCGTATCCGCCGAGCTGGCCGATACGCTGGCGCGCGAAGCGAATGTCGGCACGCTTGTGCTCAACCCGCTCGAAGGGCTGACGCCGGAGCAGGATAAAGACGGAACGGACTATATTTCGCTGATGGAGACAAATTTAAAGCATCTGAAACAGGCGCTGCAATAA